The nucleotide window GCCGAGCACCAAGCAGCGGTTCATGGCCATTGAGTTTGATTATCCCGCTGCCGAGGTGGAGATGGAGATCGTCCGGCGAGAAGCGGGCGTCGACTCGGAGGTCGCCGGGAAACTGGTCAAGTTGGGGGCCAAAGTCCGCAATCTCAAGAATCACGGGTTGGAAGAAGGCGTCAGCACCAGGCTCTTAATCTATGCCGCGACGCTGATTCGGGAAGGCATTCCGGTCGGCCAGGCCTGCGACGTGGCCGTGGCTAGACCGGTGACCGACGATCCGGACATGCAGCGCAGCATCCTGGAACTGGTCAAAGCGATCTTCTAGCGCGCCCCTCGTACTCGAGCTGTTGGATGACGACCCCGCTACTGTGCGACGGGAAAGACGGTGCGGTCCTGACCATCCATCTGCAGCCGAAATCATCACACACAGCCTGGGCGGGCAAACACGGAAACGCGCTGAAAATCCGTGTGGCCGCCGCTCCCGCGAATGGGGAGGCCAACGATGCGCTCATTGCATTTTTGGCCGACGAGTTCGACGTTCCCTTGCGTGCGATCTGCATCGAATCGGGCGTCACCGCGCGGCGCAAGCGGCTGCTGATCCGCGGTGTGTCCGCCCGGCAGCTTGAGGCCCATCTGGCCCGCTACAGTTGGTGGTCATGAACACAAGGCAGGTCATTGTGGCGGTCAGTGCCGCCGCACTTGTGGCTTGCGCCGGTCCCAAGCCCATCTTGTATCCCAACGCACATCTGCAGTCGGTCGGGACGGAAGCTGCGGAAGCCGATATCAAGGACTGCAGGCAAATGGCCGAGTCAGCCGGTGCCGACGAGGCAACAGGGAAGGCGGGAGGTGTCGCAAAGAGCACAGCCGTGGGCGCCGGCATCGGCGCCGCCAGCGGCGCCGTCGGAGGCGCCATCACCGGTTCGCCCGGCCTGGGGGCCGCCATCGGCGCAGCGAGCGGAGCCACATGGGGATTCCTCATGGGGCTGTTCACCTCCAAGTCACAGGGCAATCCTGCATACACCAATTTTGTGAACCGCTGTTTGCAGGAGAAAGGCTACGAGGTCACGGGATGGAATTAGATCAGTCGCAGGACAAGCGGTTCGCCGCGGCGAGACAGGGGACTCGGCTCATGGTCCCGGCCTCCCAACCGCCAGGTCTGCTGCCGCGCACGGGAGGATCGCGGAGTGGAAAGCCCGTGCTCGCGCTCCTCCTGATGGCCGTCGCGACCGCCGCCTGCGCAGGGCCTCAGCCGCTGTTGCGGGCGAATGCGACCTACCAACTTCAAGGACGCGAGGGAGCAAAACTGGACGTTGCGGAATGTCAGCGGAAGGCGGAGGCGGCCGGGTTGAAACCGGGAACAGAGGCACGGAGCGGCAATGTCGCGGCCGGCGCCGGGCTCGGATTGATCGCTGGCGCAGCCGTCGGGGCGACCAGCGGTATCGCCGGCGGTCCGACCGGCGTTGCCATCGGCGCCGCAGCCGGGGCTGGGCTCGGTCTGATCATCGGATCGTTGGGAGGGGCCTATCGTCCGCTTGAACCGGACCCGCCCTATGCGGACGCGGTGGTGCACTGTCTGATCGAGAAGGGGTATGAGGTGACGGGCTGGGACTAGCCGGGTGGGGCTCCCGCTGCGGGCGGACGGGCGCCCAGGTCAACGTCACCCGCTCGTTCATTCACCCGAGCTTCGGCAAGAGTCGCACGAAGGAATTTCATCCGATCAAGGTTTCTCCGCAGCAGGCGTGAGAGAGGATTGAACCGCTTTGTGTTTCAGCGCCCGGCCTTTGTCCGGCGTGGGATCGGTGACGATTCCGTAGACTTCCCGCCCTTCGTGACCTTCCGGTAGATACTCGGTGATCGGCATTCCGTCCTCTCGCACGAACAGCAGGCAGTGGCAATATTTGTAGATCTGCATCTCGTCGCAGGCGCACATCCAGCGACGCAGTTTGGCTTCGGCCTGCTTGTCTTTGTAGAAATTGCAGGGGCACAGCGGCTTCCCAAGTTCGTCCACGTGCATGGCCAGACCCTTGACCACCGCTTCGGTCACGGCAGGATTGGGATGCATGGTCGTGCCGCTTTTCTCGGCAAAGCCCTTTACATATTTCCGCATCTTGTCGAGGCTCTCCTGCGTCGGTTCTGCCACGGCGGCGCTCCTATGCTGATTCTGAAGGATGAAAGAGGACCGAAAGCTAGTTTACAAGCGGCAGGGGCTCCTTTACAATCCGAGCCCCTGCATGGACCGAAACGGAAATCATGACCGGCGTACCAGCACAACAGCAGCTCCTCAGCCGTCTTGCGACGGAACTCGGTCCGGCCGCGGGCGGACGAGTGGGGCGGCGTCTGGCCGACGAATCGGTCCCGCCGGCCGCCGTGCTGACGCTCTTAGAGGAGTTGGACTCCGTGTCTGCGAAGGCGGCTCGGGCGGCGATCGAGGCGCTGCCGGAGCTGGATCGTCGCTCCGCGTTGTCTTCGGTGCTCGCGTGGCTCGATCTGGGTATCGCACTGTCCGAGACCTCCGGCGCGACGGCGCTTCGATATTTCAGGGATAGTCCCCTGATCCTGGGCGTCATCGAGCCGCCCGCGTCGCGGGCGGACGTCCTTGCCATCTGCCTCGAACTGGCCGATCAGGATCCCAACGTCGCCTTCGAGTATCTACGGACGTCTCCCCAGCTCGTGTCCTCTCTGCCCGGCGAGCACCTGCGTGGCTGGCTCGATGTCGGAGTCGAGCTGACGGCCGTGGATGTGGTGGTCGGGCTCGAATATATCCGACAGATTCCGGCCCTCGTTCCCGTGCTGCCGCTGGATGAGGTGCGTCGGTGGCTCTCGTTCGGCATGATGTTGATCACGCCGAACAGCTTGGGGAAGCCGGATTACGTCGCTACGATCGAATTTCTCCGGACCAGTCCCGCGATTCTGCGGGACGTCGAACCGAGCCCACTTCGATCCAAGGTCGTGGCCTTGGGCGCCCTCCTGGCCGGGCGCGCGCCGCAGGCCGGCATCGAGTGGTTGGCGGAATCTCCCCGCCTCTTGCGCTCATTGCCGTCGACCGAGCTGCGGCTAAAGGTCCTCCAGTATGGTCTCCTGGTGGCGGAGCAAGATGCCGAATCGGCCCTGGCCTATCTCCGGCGCGCCCCGGACGTCGTCGCCCTGATCGGCGACGGTCCTGAGGCCGGGTCCCGTTTTGAAGAGTGGTTCAAATCGGGCATGGAGGTACTGGCGTACAATGCCGAAGGCGCGCGCGCCTACTTCGCGACGGAGACCCACAAGGCCCTCGCGTCGGTCGAACAGGCCTTGAGCGGAGTGCCGCTCAGACGGGTCGCTCGCCGGCTGAAGTTGTTCGTGCAAGGGCTCTGCGGTACCGACGTCGCGATGGCGGCTCGTTCCGATTCCGACGTCTCGACCACGGCCCGCGCAACCGTCAGCGCCGACGGTCGGACGATCTTCCTGCCCGCCCTGCTGCGCCGCTATCCGACCGCCGACCGGAACGAGCGGCTGTATCTTGTCATGGCCGCCCATGAAGCGGGTCATCTGCAATTCGGAACCTATCGTCTGAAGCTCGAGTCTCTATCCGACCTCTGCGGCACCGTTTCACAGCGATATGACCGCGCCATCGATCCGCCGCTCGGGTCGCTGGGGGAGCTGTTTCGTCTTTATCCGCATCCCGGCTTAATGCGAGACCTATGGATGCTGTTGGAAGACGCCCGGGTCGAGCGGTTACTGCGTGAAGAGTATCCCGGTTTACGCGAGGACCTGGCCCGGCTGGCCGAAGAGGCCGTGACGCCGCGCGATCCGGCCCAGGGCTTGACCGCGAAGGAATTGATCGTGGAT belongs to Nitrospira sp. and includes:
- a CDS encoding glycine zipper family protein → MNTRQVIVAVSAAALVACAGPKPILYPNAHLQSVGTEAAEADIKDCRQMAESAGADEATGKAGGVAKSTAVGAGIGAASGAVGGAITGSPGLGAAIGAASGATWGFLMGLFTSKSQGNPAYTNFVNRCLQEKGYEVTGWN
- a CDS encoding DUF167 domain-containing protein, translated to MTTPLLCDGKDGAVLTIHLQPKSSHTAWAGKHGNALKIRVAAAPANGEANDALIAFLADEFDVPLRAICIESGVTARRKRLLIRGVSARQLEAHLARYSWWS
- a CDS encoding VWA domain-containing protein, translated to MTGVPAQQQLLSRLATELGPAAGGRVGRRLADESVPPAAVLTLLEELDSVSAKAARAAIEALPELDRRSALSSVLAWLDLGIALSETSGATALRYFRDSPLILGVIEPPASRADVLAICLELADQDPNVAFEYLRTSPQLVSSLPGEHLRGWLDVGVELTAVDVVVGLEYIRQIPALVPVLPLDEVRRWLSFGMMLITPNSLGKPDYVATIEFLRTSPAILRDVEPSPLRSKVVALGALLAGRAPQAGIEWLAESPRLLRSLPSTELRLKVLQYGLLVAEQDAESALAYLRRAPDVVALIGDGPEAGSRFEEWFKSGMEVLAYNAEGARAYFATETHKALASVEQALSGVPLRRVARRLKLFVQGLCGTDVAMAARSDSDVSTTARATVSADGRTIFLPALLRRYPTADRNERLYLVMAAHEAGHLQFGTYRLKLESLSDLCGTVSQRYDRAIDPPLGSLGELFRLYPHPGLMRDLWMLLEDARVERLLREEYPGLREDLARLAEEAVTPRDPAQGLTAKELIVDCLLRLTTGESADTAVPHGVRNEVAILWTLCRSVLEGTSTAEDSVRCAHEVYVQMEELLAPRTEMIAGDRRDEEQEVGMGPASAEHGGDRYRPVTNWAYRGEMNPEFVTGDGDETAQPNDAVGRSAHPDEQPTAQPSEGEQSQQGDRESAGDVLGGGRSLPSVVEELLALDVDAQPTPVTRTDGARAVYYPEWDSVIQDYRVNWCRVIERQAEAGSDECVSSVLTSHRSAIVSLRRAFECLRPPAWRRVSGQIDGEDIDLDAVVRRFADLLAGAEGGDRVYLRREKRERDVAAAFLVDVSGSTGKQVNGARRVIDVEKESLVLLCEAMDALGDRYALYAYSGQGRASVEFLTVKDFDERLGSVTAHRVGGLRPRQQNRDGAAIRHASAKLLAHDAKTRLLLLLSDGRPLDGEYKDDYALEDTKAALQEAKRRGIIPFCVTIDRESDTYLRRMYGDVGYAVIDRVEALPAKLPRIYQRLMASRG
- a CDS encoding ferredoxin-thioredoxin reductase catalytic domain-containing protein: MAEPTQESLDKMRKYVKGFAEKSGTTMHPNPAVTEAVVKGLAMHVDELGKPLCPCNFYKDKQAEAKLRRWMCACDEMQIYKYCHCLLFVREDGMPITEYLPEGHEGREVYGIVTDPTPDKGRALKHKAVQSSLTPAAEKP